A single genomic interval of Lathyrus oleraceus cultivar Zhongwan6 chromosome 7, CAAS_Psat_ZW6_1.0, whole genome shotgun sequence harbors:
- the LOC127108500 gene encoding heavy metal-associated isoprenylated plant protein 7 produces the protein MGEEEKKPEETKVEEKKPEEPKKEEEKKEDEKATEEKKPEESKEPVAPPEIVLKVFMHCEGCARKVRRSLKGFPGVEDVVTDCKSHKVVVKGEKADPLKVLERVQRKSHRQVELLSPIPIPPSEEDKKSEEKEKPKQEEEKKEEPQVITVILKVHMHCEACSQEIKRRIERIKGVESAEPDLKNSLVTVKGVFESEKLVEYVYKRTGKQAVIVKQEAEKKEEAKETKEEEKKTEEKDKNEKGGGEGEEKKEAGEGDEKSDGGGGGGGGAAEETTVVEVKKNEYYYNPPRYGMEFYAYPGPVYPPQIFSDENPNACSVM, from the exons ATGGGAGAG GAAGAAAAGAAACCAGAGGAAACTAAAGTTGAGGAGAAAAAACCAGAAGAACcgaagaaagaagaagagaagaaaGAAGATGAAAAAGCCACAGAGGAGAAAAAGCCGGAGGAATCTAAGGAACCGGTTGCCCCGCCGGAAATTGTGCTTAAAGTTTTCATGCATTGTGAAGGCTGTGCTCGTAAAGTTCGTCGTTCACTCAAAGGATTTCCAG GTGTTGAAGATGTTGTAACTGATTGCAAATCTCACAAGGTTGTTGTGAAAGGAGAGAAAGCGGATCCATTGAAGGTTCTAGAAAGAGTACAAAGGAAGAGTCATAGGCAAGTTGAGCTTCTTTCTCCGATCCCGATACCACCGTCGGAAGAAGATAAAAAATCggaagagaaagagaaacctaaacaagaggaagagaagaaagaagag CCTCAAGTTATCACAGTGATTCTGAAAGTTCACATGCATTGTGAAGCTTGTTCACAGGAAATCAAAAGACGCATTGAGAGAATCAAAG GAGTGGAATCAGCAGAACCGGATCTGAAGAACTCACTAGTGACAGTGAAAGGAGTGTTTGAAAGTGAGAAATTAGTTGAATATGTTTACAAGAGAACCGGAAAACAAGCGGTGATAGTGAAACAAGAGGCGGAGAAGAAAGAAGAAGCGAAAGAAACAAAGGAAGAAGAGAAGAAAACTGAGGAGAAGGACAAGAATGAGAAAGGAGGTGGTGAAGGAGAGGAAAAGAAAGAAGCTGGAGAAGGAGATGAAAAATCAGATGGTGGGGGTGGCGGTGGTGGTGGTGCTGCAGAAGAAACCACGGTGGTGGAAGTGAAGAAAAATGAATATTATTATAATCCACCAAGGTATGGTATGGAGTTTTATGCTTATCCTGGACCAGTTTACCCTCCACAGATTTTCAGTGATGAGAACCCCAATGCTTGTTCTGTAATGTAA
- the LOC127101426 gene encoding photosystem II repair protein PSB27-H1, chloroplastic, protein MASPTLITPTSTPKSLPPIKTKPTTISATLSPTTTVHQRRREFLSTTSSILTTTFLVHVAPAFAASDEEYVKETEEVISKLRTTITMDKNDPNVATAVAELRENSNSWVAKYRREKALLARTSFRDMYSALNAVSGHYISFGPTAPIPAKRRARILEEVEVAEKSLKRGR, encoded by the coding sequence ATGGCTTCACCAACACTCATAACTCCAACTTCCACACCCAAATCACTCCCACCCATCAAAACCAAACCCACCACCATCTCAGCCACCTTATCACCAACCACCACCGTACACCAACGCCGCCGTGAGTTCCTCTCCACCACATCCTCCATCCTCACCACCACATTTCTCGTTCACGTCGCCCCTGCATTCGCTGCTTCAGATGAAGAGTACGTGAAGGAAACAGAGGAGGTTATTAGCAAGCTGAGAACAACCATAACAATGGACAAGAATGACCCTAATGTGGCTACTGCAGTTGCTGAACTAAGAGAGAATTCAAACTCATGGGTTGCTAAGTATAGAAGGGAAAAAGCACTTCTTGCAAGAACTTCTTTTAGGGATATGTACTCTGCACTGAATGCTGTTTCAGGGCATTACATTAGTTTTGGACCTACTGCTCCTATTCCTGCAAAACGAAGGGCGAGGATTTTAGAAGAAGTTGAAGTTGCTGAGAAATCGCTTAAAAGGGGAAGATAA